One Baekduia alba genomic window, GGCGGCTGCAGCGCCGGCGCGTCCTCGCCGGTCAGCATCTGCAGCACCGCGGCCTCGACGTCGCCCTGGATCGCGGTGGCGTCCCCGTCGTCGTCGGCCGCGGCAAGATCCGGGATGACGCCCGCGATCGTGATCCCGTCGGCGTAGCGCTCGAACGTGCGTGGGTCGATGTAGGACGCCCGCGCGACCGCCGGCGTGTTGCCGAGGTAGTACGCGACCTCCTTGACCACGCGCGCCATCGCGCGCTTGCGGGCGGTCTTGGTGTCGGGGACGGGCGAGACGGCGAAGCCGACCGAGGCCAGCACGGTCGCGCCCCAGGTCCGGAAGTCCTTGGCGCTGACGTCGGCGCCGGTGGCGTCCTTCAGCCAGGCGTTGATGTCGGGCGACTTGACGTCGACCCACGGCCCGCGCGCCGAGTTCCTGTAGGCCAACAGCTCATCGCCGCCGCCGCGACGCTGCTTGAGCTTGCAGATGTCGCCGCCCAGCGCCGGGTCGACGACCGCCTGCACACGGCGCTTGCTGTGCTTGGCCGGGTAGTCGAAGTAGAGGACGCCGTCGCGCACGCGGACGTGGCGCTTCTTCATGGTGGCCAACCCGTAGGTCTCGTTCGTGACCGCGTAGTCCTCGGAGCCGATGCGGAAGAAGCCGCGATCGAGGAGGCGCACGGCGAGCGCGAGGACGTGGTCCTGCGAGTAGTCGGCGCGCGCCAGGCCCTCCTCTACCCGCGCGCGCAGGCGGGGGAGCGTGCGCGCGAAGGTGACCATGTCGTCGAACTTGATCTGGTCGCGGCGCTCGCGCCAGCGCGGGTGGTAGAGGTACTGCTTGCGGCCGCGCTGGTCGACGCCGGTCGCCTGGATGTGGCCGCCGGGATAGGGGCAGATCCACACGTCCTGCCACGCGGGCGGGATGACGAGCTCCTGGACCCGGGTCAGGACCTCGGCCTCCACCACGCGCTCGCCGTCGGGGTCGACGATCGAGAAGCCGCGGCCGCGCCGGACGCGCCGCAGGCCGGGGCCGGAGCAGTCGACCTTCTTCAGGCGCGGTGCGCGGAGCGTCGTCGTGGCCATGTGGCACGGGGCGTACCCGGGCCGGCAGCCGCATGATGCGCTACTTCTTGGCTGCGGACTTGGCCTTCGAAGCGCCCGACTTCGACGCGGCGGGGCGCTTGCGCTTGGGCTGCTCGTCGGCGCCGTCGCCGTCGTCGTCGGTGGTCTTGCGCACCGCGTCCAGCGACGCCTTCAAGGCGCTCATGAGGTCCGGGACGGGGGCGGCCTCCTCGGCCTCCTCGGCGATCACGATCTCCTCGCCCGCGGCCTTCTTCTCGATCATCTCGAGGACGGCCTCGCGGTAGGTGTCGTGGTACTTCTCGGGCTCGAAGTCGCCGGCCAGGGACTCGACCAGCTGCTTGGCGATCGCCAGCTCGCGGTCGTTGGTCTTGACGTCGTCGGCGCCGGGGATGTCGTCGAGGCGCTCGGGGTCGACGACCTCGTCGGCGAACAGCATCGTGGCCATCTCGAGGACGTCGTGGTCCTGGAGCGCGCGGATCGCGACCAGCGACTCCTTCTGGCGGATGACGACCTTGGCGATCGCGACCTTCTCGGTCTCGCGCATCGCCTCGAGCAGCAGCCGGTAGGGCTTGGCGCCACCGGCCGCCGGCGCCAGGTAGTACGGGTGGTCGTAGAAGATCGGGTCGATCTCGGCGAGGTCGACGAAGTCCTCGATGTCGATGGTCTTCGTCTTCGCCGGCTGGACGGACTCCAGCTCTCCCGGCTCGATCACGACGTAGCGATCGCTCGCGATCTCATAGCCCTTGACGAGATCCTCGAAGTTGACCTCCTCGCCCGTGGACGCATCCACCCGCTTCTGCGCGATCCGCGAGCCCGTCTTGGCGTTGAGCTGGTTGAAGCGGACCGTCTTGCGGTTGACCGCGCTGTACAGCTTGACGGGCACGGTGACGAGCCCGAAGCTGATGGCGCCGGTCCAGATCGAACGGGGCATGGACCCGCAAGTGTGCCCGACGGGAGGCGCTTTGCACACCTCCCGCAGGCATTCTTGCGCCTGCTAGCGGTGGCTAGGCGTGCTGCGCGGCGTGCTTGCCCTCGGCGATCTCCTCGACCATCTTGGCGTTGAACGCCGTCAGGTCGTCGGGCTTGCGCGAGGTCACGAGGCCTCCGTCGACGACGACCTGCTCGTCGACCCAGGTGGCGCCGGCGTTGCGGATGTCGGTCTGCAGCGACGGCCAGGACGTGACCGTCCGGCCATTGAGCACGTCGGCCTCGATCAGCGTCCAGGGCGCGTGGCAGATCGCCGCGACGGGCTTGCCGGCGGCGAAGAACGCGCGGACGAAGGCGACCGCCTCCGGATGCGTGCGCAGGTTGTCGGGGTTCGCGACGCCGCCGGGGAGCATCAGCGCGTCGTAGTCGGCGGCGTCGGCGTCGCCCACGGCCCGATCGACCGGAAACGCGTCGGCCTTGTCGAGGTGGTTGAAGGCCTGCGCCTCGCCGGCTTCGGGAGCGAGCAGCTCCACGGTGGCCCCGGCGTCCTGGAGCGCCTTGCGCGGCTCGGTGAGCTCGACCTGCTCGATGCCCTCGTTGGCGACGAGGATCGCGACCTTCTTGTCTTTGAGGGTGTCGGCCATGGGGTAGTGCTCACCGCATGGCGACAACGCGAAACGCGAGTCAGGGCATCCTGGCCGACGACAAGACCACCGAGCGCGAGAGCATCGTCAAGATGCTCGAGAAGGCCTACTGGATGGAGATCGAGACGGTGATGTCCTACATCTCGAACTCGATCAACCCGGACGGCGTCCGCGCGCAGGAGATCATCGAGTCGCTCAACCAGGACATCCAGGAGGAGCTCGGCCACGCGCAGCAGTTCGCGGCGCGCATCAAGGAGCTCTACGGGGTCGTCCCCGGCTCGATGGGCTTCACGGCGCAGCAGACCTACCTGCAGCCGCCCGAGCCCCAGCCACCACGTACGGGTATCGCTGAGGCCTGGCCCCAGTATCTATGCGGGTTCGCGGTGGGTCAGTTGCTGTGAGTTGCGCTCAATTTGGTCCGCGAATTGTTCCGCGGCCTCTGGGTGGCGCGTGGGCGATCTGAGCGGCTTGGCTCACAACATTTCGCTGGCAGCGCTACCGGGTCGGACCGAACGCGAGATCGACCGCGGCTGCGACTGCCCGGCCCGCTCTCATCGCGCGGACCGCGGTGCCTGACCCCAGTGACCGACGAAAGCCCGGTCGTTGAGGTGCTCGTGCGCCAACCGCCGGCCGACCGCCTTGGGGTCGTTGAACGTCTGGCCGTCCGCGACCGACGTGGCGAATCGCTGAACCGCCTGGCGGAGCTCAGCCAGCTTCTCGAACGTGATGATCCGCGCGCGCGGCGGCGCGACAGCATCGCCCTTCAGCACACGGGAAGGATGGATCAGCACGGGCGTGACGGTCTGGGACCCGATGCCCTCGTACTTCTCACCAAACCAAGCCATCGAGTGGCCCAGCTGCGCAACGTCGCTGCGCGGGATCGCGTCGGTAGTGGCGCCGCTCTTGCACTCGATGACCAGCGAAGCGCCGCCTCCGATCCACAGGTCGTCCGGGCCGTTGCCCGTATCACGTTCGGGCCGATGGGCGGCGAAACCGAGATGAAGGCCGAGATCACACACCGCCTGCTCGAATGCCTTGACACGGTCAGGATCCGGGTCGGGCTCGAGGTCGGCGAGCAACGCGTTCACCGCGACCAGGAGCTGCTTGCCGTCCTTATACCGTTCGCCGAGCAGCGACGCAGCGGCCTCGGCCTGCTCCCCCGGCGAGCGCAGCGGCACGTATGCGATGCCGCCTGGCTTGGGCAGCACGCGATTGTCGCTGACCGCCGAGACCTGCAGCTCCTGGGCACCGGGGCGCATCAGCGAAATGCAAGTAGGTGGCTGCCTCCTGCTTGAGTACCCCGCGCAAGGCGAGGTCGTCCGTGTCGCCGAACACGGCCCGCAGGCGGTTGCGGGCCTCGACGTACTGCTGGCGCTGGGCCAGCTCGAAGGCCTCGCGTTCGGCCAGCGCAATCGGAGAGATCGCTACTTCGGCGGGGTAAGCCAGACCGACGATCGCGTTGCGGCTCGCCGTGACCCAGTCCGCGTCACGCTCGAGGCATAAGTCGATGGCGCCGTCGAGGTCCTCGAACGATCCTTCACGCAGCTGATCGGCGATGTCGTCGCTTAGGTCGAGCTGCGCACCGGTCGCGGGGCTGAACCAGGCCCGCGCCGTCGGCTTGTGCAGCCTGCCGGTGAGCCGACGGCCAAGCAGGATGACCACGCAGTGGTCATCGTTCGAGCGGATCCCGCGGCCCATGCCCTGCTCGATGCGCTGGATCTGCCGGCCAAGAAGCGCATCACTCTGATCGAGCCACTGACCATCCAGCCGGTCGAGCTCACCGCGCGCCTCCGGGAGCCCGTCCAGAACGAGGATCCGGCACGCGTCGCCGGGCAGGTCGATGCCGTCGTACTTGTTGACGAGCACTACGAGCCCGA contains:
- a CDS encoding DNA topoisomerase IB, with translation MATTTLRAPRLKKVDCSGPGLRRVRRGRGFSIVDPDGERVVEAEVLTRVQELVIPPAWQDVWICPYPGGHIQATGVDQRGRKQYLYHPRWRERRDQIKFDDMVTFARTLPRLRARVEEGLARADYSQDHVLALAVRLLDRGFFRIGSEDYAVTNETYGLATMKKRHVRVRDGVLYFDYPAKHSKRRVQAVVDPALGGDICKLKQRRGGGDELLAYRNSARGPWVDVKSPDINAWLKDATGADVSAKDFRTWGATVLASVGFAVSPVPDTKTARKRAMARVVKEVAYYLGNTPAVARASYIDPRTFERYADGITIAGVIPDLAAADDDGDATAIQGDVEAAVLQMLTGEDAPALQPPGGEEIAADLSRAA
- a CDS encoding Ku protein; this translates as MPRSIWTGAISFGLVTVPVKLYSAVNRKTVRFNQLNAKTGSRIAQKRVDASTGEEVNFEDLVKGYEIASDRYVVIEPGELESVQPAKTKTIDIEDFVDLAEIDPIFYDHPYYLAPAAGGAKPYRLLLEAMRETEKVAIAKVVIRQKESLVAIRALQDHDVLEMATMLFADEVVDPERLDDIPGADDVKTNDRELAIAKQLVESLAGDFEPEKYHDTYREAVLEMIEKKAAGEEIVIAEEAEEAAPVPDLMSALKASLDAVRKTTDDDGDGADEQPKRKRPAASKSGASKAKSAAKK
- a CDS encoding type 1 glutamine amidotransferase domain-containing protein, giving the protein MADTLKDKKVAILVANEGIEQVELTEPRKALQDAGATVELLAPEAGEAQAFNHLDKADAFPVDRAVGDADAADYDALMLPGGVANPDNLRTHPEAVAFVRAFFAAGKPVAAICHAPWTLIEADVLNGRTVTSWPSLQTDIRNAGATWVDEQVVVDGGLVTSRKPDDLTAFNAKMVEEIAEGKHAAQHA